In the Balaenoptera acutorostrata chromosome 7, mBalAcu1.1, whole genome shotgun sequence genome, one interval contains:
- the ARL4A gene encoding ADP-ribosylation factor-like protein 4A, translating to MGNGLSDQTSILSSLPSFQSFHIVILGLDSAGKTTVLYRLQFNEFVNTVPTKGFNTEKIKVTLGNSKTVTFHFWDVGGQEKLRPLWKSYTRCTDGIVFVVDSVDVERMEEAKTELHKITRISENQGVPVLIVANKQDLRNSLSLSEIEKLLAMGELSSSTPWHLQPTCAIIGDGLKEGLEKLHDMIIKRRKMLRQQKKKR from the coding sequence ATGGGGAATGGGCTGTCAGACCAGACTTCTATCCTGTCCAGCCTGCCTTCATTTCAGTCCTTCCACATTGTCATTCTGGGTTTGGACTCTGCTGGAAAGACAACTGTGTTATACAGGCTGCAGTTCAATGAGTTTGTAAATACCGTACCTACCAAAGGATTTAACACGGAAAAAATTAAGGTAACGCTGGGAAATTCTAAAACAGTCACTTTTCACTTCTGGGATGTAGGTGGTCAGGAGAAATTAAGGCCACTGTGGAAGTCATATACCAGATGCACAGATGGCATTGTGTTTGTTGTGGACTCTGTTGATGTTGAAAGGATGGAAGAAGCCAAAACTGAACTTCATAAAATAACTAGGATATCAGAAAATCAAGGAGTCCCTGTGCTAATAGTTGCTAACAAACAAGACCTGAGGAACTCGTTGTCTCTCTCAGAAATTGAGAAATTGTTAGCAATGGGTGAACTGAGCTCATCAACTCCCTGGCATTTGCAGCCCACCTGTGCAATCATAGGCGATGGACTGAAGGAAGGACTTGAGAAACTACATGATAtgataattaaaagaagaaaaatgttgcggcagcagaaaaagaaaagatga